A portion of the Chiroxiphia lanceolata isolate bChiLan1 unplaced genomic scaffold, bChiLan1.pri scaffold_66_arrow_ctg1, whole genome shotgun sequence genome contains these proteins:
- the LOC116781814 gene encoding interleukin enhancer-binding factor 3-like isoform X6, whose protein sequence is MRPMRIFVNDDRHVMAKHSAVYPTQEELEAVQNMVSHTERALKAVSDWIDEQEKVSGEQPESESMETAAEEENKEGGDQKATEQLTRTLRGVMRVGLVAKGLLLKGDLDLELVLLCKDKPTAKLLEKVADNLGVQLAAITEDKYEVIQSVGDAAIVIKNTKEPPLSLTIHLTSPVVREELEKQLAGETLSVTDSPDVLDRQKCLAALASLRHAKWFQARANGLKSCVIVIRVLRDLCTRVPTWAPLRGWPLELLCEKSIGTANRPMGAGEALRRVLECLASGIVMPDGSGIYDPCEKEATDAIGHLDRQQREDITQSAQHALRLAAFGQLHKVLGMDPLPSKMPKKPKNENPVDYTVQIPPSTTYAVTPMKRPMEEDGEEKSPSKKKKKIQKKEEKLEPPQAMNALMKLNQLKPGLQYKLVSQTGPVHAPIFTMSVEIDGSTFEASGPSKKTAKLHVAVKVLQDMGLPTGVEGKDSGKGDESAEETEQKPVVVAPPPVVETVSTPTAASPTADQTPENVKQQGPILTKHGKNPVMELNEKRRGLKYELISETGGSHDKRFVMEVEVDGQKFQGAGSNKKVAKAYAALAALEKLFPDAPVAIEQNKKKRAPVPARGGPKFPVKQHNPGFGMGGPMHNEAPPPPNMRGRGRGGNIRGRGRGRGGFGGNHGGYMNTGAGYGSYGYGGNSATAGYSQFYSNGGHSNSGGGGGGGSSGYGSYYQSGDGYTAPAPPKHGGKKQQHGGGQKASYGSGYSAHQGQQPYGQGQYGGYGPGQGKQKGYGHGQGGGGYSYSNSYNSPSGGSDYNYESKYSYSGNSGRGGNNYSGGGSYNSGSHGGYGGSGGGGSSYQGGYSSQSNYNSPGSQNYSGPPSSYQASQGGYGRNEHSMSYQYR, encoded by the exons ATG CGCCCGATGCGGATCTTCGTCAACGACGACCGGCACGTGATGGCCAAGCACTCGGCCGTGTACCCCAcgcaggaggagctggaggccGTGCAGAACATGGTTTCCCACACGGAGCGAGCGCTCAAAGCCGTCTCCGACTGGATCGACGAGCAGGAGAAAGTCAGCGGGGAGCAGCCGGAGTCGGAGTCCATGGAGACGGCGGCCGAGGAGGAGAACAAGGAAGGAGG GGATCAGAAGGCCACGGAGCAGCTGACGAGGACCCTGCGGGGCGTGATGCGCGTGGGGCTCGTGGCCAAAGGCCTCTTGCTCAAGGGGGACCTGGACCTGGAGCTGGTCCTGCTGTGCAAAGACAAACCCACGGCCAAGCTCCTGGAGAAAGTCGCCGACAACCTGGGGGTGCAGCTGGCG GCGATCACCGAGGACAAGTACGAGGTCATCCAGTCGGTGGGCGACGCCGCCATCGTCATCAAGAACACGAAGGAGCCCCCGCTGAGCCTCACCATCCACCTGACGTCGCCCGTGGTGcgggaggagctggagaagcagctggcCGGAG AAACGCTCTCAGTCACCGACTCCCCGGACGTTCTGGACAGGCAGAAATGCCTTGCTGCCTTGGCGTCTCTGCGCCACGCCAAGTGGTTCCAG GCCAGGGCCAACGGGCTGAAGTCGTGCGTCATCGTGATCCGAGTGCTGCGGGACCTCTGCACCCGCGTCCCCACCTGGGCCCCGCTCCGAGGATGG cctctggagctgctgtgtgaGAAGTCCATCGGGACGGCGAACCGGCCCATGGGCGCGGGCGAGGCGCTGCGCCGGGTGCTGGAGTGCCTGGCCTCGGGCATCGTCATGCCAG ATGGTTCTGGTATTTATGACCCTTGTGAAAAAGAAGCCACTGATGCTATTGGGCATCTAGACAGACAACAAAGGGAAGATATCACACAGAGTGCTCAG cacgCGCTGCGGCTCGCCGCCTTCGGCCAGCTCCACAAGGTCCTGGGCATGGACCCCCTGCCCTCCAAAATGCCCAAGAAGCCAAAGAACGAGAACCCGGTCGATTATACTG TCCAGATCCCGCCCAGCACCACCTACGCCGTGACCCCCATGAAGAGGCCGATGGAGGAGGACGGGGAGGAGAAATCCCCCagcaagaagaagaagaagattCAGAAAAAAG aggagAAGCTGGAGCCGCCGCAGGCCATGAACGCCCTGATGAAGCTGAACCAGCTCAAGCCAGGGCTGCAGTACAAGCTGGTGTCCCAGACCGGCCCTGTGCACGCCCCCATCTTCACCATGTCCGTGGAGATCGACGGCAGCACCTTCGAGGCCTCAGGGCCCTCCAAGAAGACGGCGAAGCTGCACGTGGCCGTCAAG GTGTTGCAAGACATGGGGTTACCCACCGGAGTGGAAGGCAAAGACTCCGGGAAGGGCGATGAGTCGGCGGAGGAGACGGAGCAGAAACCGGTGGTCGTGGCTCCTCCGCCCGTCGTTGAAACGGTGTCGACGCCCACGGCGGCCTCGCCCACGGCAGATCAGACCCCCGAG AACGTGAAGCAGCAGGGACCAATCCTGACAAAGCACGGGAAGAACCCCGTGATGGAGCTGAACGAGAAGCGGCGCGGGCTGAAGTACGAGCTGATCTCGGAGACGGGCGGCAGCCACGACAAGCGCTTCGTCATGGAG gTGGAGGTGGACGGGCAGAAGTTCCAAGGCGCCGGCTCGAACAAGAAGGTGGCCAAGGCCTACGCGGCGCTGGCCGCGCTGGAGAAGCTGTTCCCGGATGCTCCCGTGGCCATCGAgcagaacaagaagaaaagagccCCCGTGCCAGCCAGGGGGGGCCCCAAATTCCCAGTCAAA CAGCACAACCCGGGGTTCGGCATGGGGGGCCCCATGCACAACGaggcccccccgccccccaacATGCGCGGCCGCGGCCGGGGCGGAAACATCCGGGGCCGCGGGAGAGGCCGGGGCGGCTTCGGCGGCAACCACGGCGGCTACATGAACACAG GGGCCGGGTACGGGAGCTACGGCTACGGAGGGAATTCCGCCACCGCCGGCTACA GCCAGTTCTACAGCAACGGTGGCCACTCCAACTCGGggggcggcggtggcggcggctCCTCGGGCTACGGCTCCTATTACCAGTCCGGCGACGGGTACACGGCGCCGGCGCCGCCCAAGCACGGCggcaagaagcagcagcacgGCGGGGGCCAGAAGGCCTCCTACGGCTCCGGGTACTCGGCCCACCAGGGCCAGCAGCCCTACGGGCAGGGCCAGTACGGCGGCTACGGCCCCGGGCAGGGCAAGCAGAAGGGCTACGGCCACGGCCAGGGCGGCGGCGGCTACTCCTACTCCAACTCCTACAACTCGCCCAGCGGCGGCTCTGACTACAACTATGAGAGCAAATACA gtTACAGCGGCAACAGCGGCCGCGGCGGCAACAACTACTCGGGCGGCGGCTCCTACAACTCGGGCTCCCACGGGGGCTACGGGGGCTCGGGGGGCGGGGGCTCCTCGTACCAAG GCGGATACTCCTCCCAGTCCAACTACAACTCCCCCGGCTCCCAGAACTACAGCGGCCCCCCCAGCTCCTACCAGGCGTCACAGGGCGGCTACGGCAGAAACGAGCACAGCATGAGTTACCAGTACAGATaa
- the LOC116781814 gene encoding interleukin enhancer-binding factor 3-like isoform X5, translating into MRPMRIFVNDDRHVMAKHSAVYPTQEELEAVQNMVSHTERALKAVSDWIDEQEKVSGEQPESESMETAAEEENKEGGDQKATEQLTRTLRGVMRVGLVAKGLLLKGDLDLELVLLCKDKPTAKLLEKVADNLGVQLAAITEDKYEVIQSVGDAAIVIKNTKEPPLSLTIHLTSPVVREELEKQLAGETLSVTDSPDVLDRQKCLAALASLRHAKWFQARANGLKSCVIVIRVLRDLCTRVPTWAPLRGWPLELLCEKSIGTANRPMGAGEALRRVLECLASGIVMPDGSGIYDPCEKEATDAIGHLDRQQREDITQSAQHALRLAAFGQLHKVLGMDPLPSKMPKKPKNENPVDYTVQIPPSTTYAVTPMKRPMEEDGEEKSPSKKKKKIQKKEEKLEPPQAMNALMKLNQLKPGLQYKLVSQTGPVHAPIFTMSVEIDGSTFEASGPSKKTAKLHVAVKVLQDMGLPTGVEGKDSGKGDESAEETEQKPVVVAPPPVVETVSTPTAASPTADQTPENVKQQGPILTKHGKNPVMELNEKRRGLKYELISETGGSHDKRFVMEVEVDGQKFQGAGSNKKVAKAYAALAALEKLFPDAPVAIEQNKKKRAPVPARGGPKFPVKHNPGFGMGGPMHNEAPPPPNMRGRGRGGNIRGRGRGRGGFGGNHGGYMNTGAGYGSYGYGGNSATAGYSQFYSNGGHSNSGGGGGGGSSGYGSYYQSGDGYTAPAPPKHGGKKQQHGGGQKASYGSGYSAHQGQQPYGQGQYGGYGPGQGKQKGYGHGQGGGGYSYSNSYNSPSGGSDYNYESKYSYSGNSGRGGNNYSGGGSYNSGSHGGYGGSGGGGSSYQGKQGGYSSQSNYNSPGSQNYSGPPSSYQASQGGYGRNEHSMSYQYR; encoded by the exons ATG CGCCCGATGCGGATCTTCGTCAACGACGACCGGCACGTGATGGCCAAGCACTCGGCCGTGTACCCCAcgcaggaggagctggaggccGTGCAGAACATGGTTTCCCACACGGAGCGAGCGCTCAAAGCCGTCTCCGACTGGATCGACGAGCAGGAGAAAGTCAGCGGGGAGCAGCCGGAGTCGGAGTCCATGGAGACGGCGGCCGAGGAGGAGAACAAGGAAGGAGG GGATCAGAAGGCCACGGAGCAGCTGACGAGGACCCTGCGGGGCGTGATGCGCGTGGGGCTCGTGGCCAAAGGCCTCTTGCTCAAGGGGGACCTGGACCTGGAGCTGGTCCTGCTGTGCAAAGACAAACCCACGGCCAAGCTCCTGGAGAAAGTCGCCGACAACCTGGGGGTGCAGCTGGCG GCGATCACCGAGGACAAGTACGAGGTCATCCAGTCGGTGGGCGACGCCGCCATCGTCATCAAGAACACGAAGGAGCCCCCGCTGAGCCTCACCATCCACCTGACGTCGCCCGTGGTGcgggaggagctggagaagcagctggcCGGAG AAACGCTCTCAGTCACCGACTCCCCGGACGTTCTGGACAGGCAGAAATGCCTTGCTGCCTTGGCGTCTCTGCGCCACGCCAAGTGGTTCCAG GCCAGGGCCAACGGGCTGAAGTCGTGCGTCATCGTGATCCGAGTGCTGCGGGACCTCTGCACCCGCGTCCCCACCTGGGCCCCGCTCCGAGGATGG cctctggagctgctgtgtgaGAAGTCCATCGGGACGGCGAACCGGCCCATGGGCGCGGGCGAGGCGCTGCGCCGGGTGCTGGAGTGCCTGGCCTCGGGCATCGTCATGCCAG ATGGTTCTGGTATTTATGACCCTTGTGAAAAAGAAGCCACTGATGCTATTGGGCATCTAGACAGACAACAAAGGGAAGATATCACACAGAGTGCTCAG cacgCGCTGCGGCTCGCCGCCTTCGGCCAGCTCCACAAGGTCCTGGGCATGGACCCCCTGCCCTCCAAAATGCCCAAGAAGCCAAAGAACGAGAACCCGGTCGATTATACTG TCCAGATCCCGCCCAGCACCACCTACGCCGTGACCCCCATGAAGAGGCCGATGGAGGAGGACGGGGAGGAGAAATCCCCCagcaagaagaagaagaagattCAGAAAAAAG aggagAAGCTGGAGCCGCCGCAGGCCATGAACGCCCTGATGAAGCTGAACCAGCTCAAGCCAGGGCTGCAGTACAAGCTGGTGTCCCAGACCGGCCCTGTGCACGCCCCCATCTTCACCATGTCCGTGGAGATCGACGGCAGCACCTTCGAGGCCTCAGGGCCCTCCAAGAAGACGGCGAAGCTGCACGTGGCCGTCAAG GTGTTGCAAGACATGGGGTTACCCACCGGAGTGGAAGGCAAAGACTCCGGGAAGGGCGATGAGTCGGCGGAGGAGACGGAGCAGAAACCGGTGGTCGTGGCTCCTCCGCCCGTCGTTGAAACGGTGTCGACGCCCACGGCGGCCTCGCCCACGGCAGATCAGACCCCCGAG AACGTGAAGCAGCAGGGACCAATCCTGACAAAGCACGGGAAGAACCCCGTGATGGAGCTGAACGAGAAGCGGCGCGGGCTGAAGTACGAGCTGATCTCGGAGACGGGCGGCAGCCACGACAAGCGCTTCGTCATGGAG gTGGAGGTGGACGGGCAGAAGTTCCAAGGCGCCGGCTCGAACAAGAAGGTGGCCAAGGCCTACGCGGCGCTGGCCGCGCTGGAGAAGCTGTTCCCGGATGCTCCCGTGGCCATCGAgcagaacaagaagaaaagagccCCCGTGCCAGCCAGGGGGGGCCCCAAATTCCCAGTCAAA CACAACCCGGGGTTCGGCATGGGGGGCCCCATGCACAACGaggcccccccgccccccaacATGCGCGGCCGCGGCCGGGGCGGAAACATCCGGGGCCGCGGGAGAGGCCGGGGCGGCTTCGGCGGCAACCACGGCGGCTACATGAACACAG GGGCCGGGTACGGGAGCTACGGCTACGGAGGGAATTCCGCCACCGCCGGCTACA GCCAGTTCTACAGCAACGGTGGCCACTCCAACTCGGggggcggcggtggcggcggctCCTCGGGCTACGGCTCCTATTACCAGTCCGGCGACGGGTACACGGCGCCGGCGCCGCCCAAGCACGGCggcaagaagcagcagcacgGCGGGGGCCAGAAGGCCTCCTACGGCTCCGGGTACTCGGCCCACCAGGGCCAGCAGCCCTACGGGCAGGGCCAGTACGGCGGCTACGGCCCCGGGCAGGGCAAGCAGAAGGGCTACGGCCACGGCCAGGGCGGCGGCGGCTACTCCTACTCCAACTCCTACAACTCGCCCAGCGGCGGCTCTGACTACAACTATGAGAGCAAATACA gtTACAGCGGCAACAGCGGCCGCGGCGGCAACAACTACTCGGGCGGCGGCTCCTACAACTCGGGCTCCCACGGGGGCTACGGGGGCTCGGGGGGCGGGGGCTCCTCGTACCAAGGTAAGCAAG GCGGATACTCCTCCCAGTCCAACTACAACTCCCCCGGCTCCCAGAACTACAGCGGCCCCCCCAGCTCCTACCAGGCGTCACAGGGCGGCTACGGCAGAAACGAGCACAGCATGAGTTACCAGTACAGATaa
- the LOC116781814 gene encoding interleukin enhancer-binding factor 3-like isoform X1 produces MRPMRIFVNDDRHVMAKHSAVYPTQEELEAVQNMVSHTERALKAVSDWIDEQEKVSGEQPESESMETAAEEENKEGGDQKATEQLTRTLRGVMRVGLVAKGLLLKGDLDLELVLLCKDKPTAKLLEKVADNLGVQLAAITEDKYEVIQSVGDAAIVIKNTKEPPLSLTIHLTSPVVREELEKQLAGETLSVTDSPDVLDRQKCLAALASLRHAKWFQARANGLKSCVIVIRVLRDLCTRVPTWAPLRGWPLELLCEKSIGTANRPMGAGEALRRVLECLASGIVMPDGSGIYDPCEKEATDAIGHLDRQQREDITQSAQHALRLAAFGQLHKVLGMDPLPSKMPKKPKNENPVDYTVQIPPSTTYAVTPMKRPMEEDGEEKSPSKKKKKIQKKGIELTREEKLEPPQAMNALMKLNQLKPGLQYKLVSQTGPVHAPIFTMSVEIDGSTFEASGPSKKTAKLHVAVKVLQDMGLPTGVEGKDSGKGDESAEETEQKPVVVAPPPVVETVSTPTAASPTADQTPENVKQQGPILTKHGKNPVMELNEKRRGLKYELISETGGSHDKRFVMEVEVDGQKFQGAGSNKKVAKAYAALAALEKLFPDAPVAIEQNKKKRAPVPARGGPKFPVKQHNPGFGMGGPMHNEAPPPPNMRGRGRGGNIRGRGRGRGGFGGNHGGYMNTGAGYGSYGYGGNSATAGYSQFYSNGGHSNSGGGGGGGSSGYGSYYQSGDGYTAPAPPKHGGKKQQHGGGQKASYGSGYSAHQGQQPYGQGQYGGYGPGQGKQKGYGHGQGGGGYSYSNSYNSPSGGSDYNYESKYSYSGNSGRGGNNYSGGGSYNSGSHGGYGGSGGGGSSYQGKQGGYSSQSNYNSPGSQNYSGPPSSYQASQGGYGRNEHSMSYQYR; encoded by the exons ATG CGCCCGATGCGGATCTTCGTCAACGACGACCGGCACGTGATGGCCAAGCACTCGGCCGTGTACCCCAcgcaggaggagctggaggccGTGCAGAACATGGTTTCCCACACGGAGCGAGCGCTCAAAGCCGTCTCCGACTGGATCGACGAGCAGGAGAAAGTCAGCGGGGAGCAGCCGGAGTCGGAGTCCATGGAGACGGCGGCCGAGGAGGAGAACAAGGAAGGAGG GGATCAGAAGGCCACGGAGCAGCTGACGAGGACCCTGCGGGGCGTGATGCGCGTGGGGCTCGTGGCCAAAGGCCTCTTGCTCAAGGGGGACCTGGACCTGGAGCTGGTCCTGCTGTGCAAAGACAAACCCACGGCCAAGCTCCTGGAGAAAGTCGCCGACAACCTGGGGGTGCAGCTGGCG GCGATCACCGAGGACAAGTACGAGGTCATCCAGTCGGTGGGCGACGCCGCCATCGTCATCAAGAACACGAAGGAGCCCCCGCTGAGCCTCACCATCCACCTGACGTCGCCCGTGGTGcgggaggagctggagaagcagctggcCGGAG AAACGCTCTCAGTCACCGACTCCCCGGACGTTCTGGACAGGCAGAAATGCCTTGCTGCCTTGGCGTCTCTGCGCCACGCCAAGTGGTTCCAG GCCAGGGCCAACGGGCTGAAGTCGTGCGTCATCGTGATCCGAGTGCTGCGGGACCTCTGCACCCGCGTCCCCACCTGGGCCCCGCTCCGAGGATGG cctctggagctgctgtgtgaGAAGTCCATCGGGACGGCGAACCGGCCCATGGGCGCGGGCGAGGCGCTGCGCCGGGTGCTGGAGTGCCTGGCCTCGGGCATCGTCATGCCAG ATGGTTCTGGTATTTATGACCCTTGTGAAAAAGAAGCCACTGATGCTATTGGGCATCTAGACAGACAACAAAGGGAAGATATCACACAGAGTGCTCAG cacgCGCTGCGGCTCGCCGCCTTCGGCCAGCTCCACAAGGTCCTGGGCATGGACCCCCTGCCCTCCAAAATGCCCAAGAAGCCAAAGAACGAGAACCCGGTCGATTATACTG TCCAGATCCCGCCCAGCACCACCTACGCCGTGACCCCCATGAAGAGGCCGATGGAGGAGGACGGGGAGGAGAAATCCCCCagcaagaagaagaagaagattCAGAAAAAAGGTATTGAGTTAACGAGAG aggagAAGCTGGAGCCGCCGCAGGCCATGAACGCCCTGATGAAGCTGAACCAGCTCAAGCCAGGGCTGCAGTACAAGCTGGTGTCCCAGACCGGCCCTGTGCACGCCCCCATCTTCACCATGTCCGTGGAGATCGACGGCAGCACCTTCGAGGCCTCAGGGCCCTCCAAGAAGACGGCGAAGCTGCACGTGGCCGTCAAG GTGTTGCAAGACATGGGGTTACCCACCGGAGTGGAAGGCAAAGACTCCGGGAAGGGCGATGAGTCGGCGGAGGAGACGGAGCAGAAACCGGTGGTCGTGGCTCCTCCGCCCGTCGTTGAAACGGTGTCGACGCCCACGGCGGCCTCGCCCACGGCAGATCAGACCCCCGAG AACGTGAAGCAGCAGGGACCAATCCTGACAAAGCACGGGAAGAACCCCGTGATGGAGCTGAACGAGAAGCGGCGCGGGCTGAAGTACGAGCTGATCTCGGAGACGGGCGGCAGCCACGACAAGCGCTTCGTCATGGAG gTGGAGGTGGACGGGCAGAAGTTCCAAGGCGCCGGCTCGAACAAGAAGGTGGCCAAGGCCTACGCGGCGCTGGCCGCGCTGGAGAAGCTGTTCCCGGATGCTCCCGTGGCCATCGAgcagaacaagaagaaaagagccCCCGTGCCAGCCAGGGGGGGCCCCAAATTCCCAGTCAAA CAGCACAACCCGGGGTTCGGCATGGGGGGCCCCATGCACAACGaggcccccccgccccccaacATGCGCGGCCGCGGCCGGGGCGGAAACATCCGGGGCCGCGGGAGAGGCCGGGGCGGCTTCGGCGGCAACCACGGCGGCTACATGAACACAG GGGCCGGGTACGGGAGCTACGGCTACGGAGGGAATTCCGCCACCGCCGGCTACA GCCAGTTCTACAGCAACGGTGGCCACTCCAACTCGGggggcggcggtggcggcggctCCTCGGGCTACGGCTCCTATTACCAGTCCGGCGACGGGTACACGGCGCCGGCGCCGCCCAAGCACGGCggcaagaagcagcagcacgGCGGGGGCCAGAAGGCCTCCTACGGCTCCGGGTACTCGGCCCACCAGGGCCAGCAGCCCTACGGGCAGGGCCAGTACGGCGGCTACGGCCCCGGGCAGGGCAAGCAGAAGGGCTACGGCCACGGCCAGGGCGGCGGCGGCTACTCCTACTCCAACTCCTACAACTCGCCCAGCGGCGGCTCTGACTACAACTATGAGAGCAAATACA gtTACAGCGGCAACAGCGGCCGCGGCGGCAACAACTACTCGGGCGGCGGCTCCTACAACTCGGGCTCCCACGGGGGCTACGGGGGCTCGGGGGGCGGGGGCTCCTCGTACCAAGGTAAGCAAG GCGGATACTCCTCCCAGTCCAACTACAACTCCCCCGGCTCCCAGAACTACAGCGGCCCCCCCAGCTCCTACCAGGCGTCACAGGGCGGCTACGGCAGAAACGAGCACAGCATGAGTTACCAGTACAGATaa
- the LOC116781814 gene encoding interleukin enhancer-binding factor 3-like isoform X3 gives MRPMRIFVNDDRHVMAKHSAVYPTQEELEAVQNMVSHTERALKAVSDWIDEQEKVSGEQPESESMETAAEEENKEGGDQKATEQLTRTLRGVMRVGLVAKGLLLKGDLDLELVLLCKDKPTAKLLEKVADNLGVQLAAITEDKYEVIQSVGDAAIVIKNTKEPPLSLTIHLTSPVVREELEKQLAGETLSVTDSPDVLDRQKCLAALASLRHAKWFQARANGLKSCVIVIRVLRDLCTRVPTWAPLRGWPLELLCEKSIGTANRPMGAGEALRRVLECLASGIVMPDGSGIYDPCEKEATDAIGHLDRQQREDITQSAQHALRLAAFGQLHKVLGMDPLPSKMPKKPKNENPVDYTVQIPPSTTYAVTPMKRPMEEDGEEKSPSKKKKKIQKKGIELTREEKLEPPQAMNALMKLNQLKPGLQYKLVSQTGPVHAPIFTMSVEIDGSTFEASGPSKKTAKLHVAVKVLQDMGLPTGVEGKDSGKGDESAEETEQKPVVVAPPPVVETVSTPTAASPTADQTPENVKQQGPILTKHGKNPVMELNEKRRGLKYELISETGGSHDKRFVMEVEVDGQKFQGAGSNKKVAKAYAALAALEKLFPDAPVAIEQNKKKRAPVPARGGPKFPVKQHNPGFGMGGPMHNEAPPPPNMRGRGRGGNIRGRGRGRGGFGGNHGGYMNTGAGYGSYGYGGNSATAGYSQFYSNGGHSNSGGGGGGGSSGYGSYYQSGDGYTAPAPPKHGGKKQQHGGGQKASYGSGYSAHQGQQPYGQGQYGGYGPGQGKQKGYGHGQGGGGYSYSNSYNSPSGGSDYNYESKYSYSGNSGRGGNNYSGGGSYNSGSHGGYGGSGGGGSSYQGGYSSQSNYNSPGSQNYSGPPSSYQASQGGYGRNEHSMSYQYR, from the exons ATG CGCCCGATGCGGATCTTCGTCAACGACGACCGGCACGTGATGGCCAAGCACTCGGCCGTGTACCCCAcgcaggaggagctggaggccGTGCAGAACATGGTTTCCCACACGGAGCGAGCGCTCAAAGCCGTCTCCGACTGGATCGACGAGCAGGAGAAAGTCAGCGGGGAGCAGCCGGAGTCGGAGTCCATGGAGACGGCGGCCGAGGAGGAGAACAAGGAAGGAGG GGATCAGAAGGCCACGGAGCAGCTGACGAGGACCCTGCGGGGCGTGATGCGCGTGGGGCTCGTGGCCAAAGGCCTCTTGCTCAAGGGGGACCTGGACCTGGAGCTGGTCCTGCTGTGCAAAGACAAACCCACGGCCAAGCTCCTGGAGAAAGTCGCCGACAACCTGGGGGTGCAGCTGGCG GCGATCACCGAGGACAAGTACGAGGTCATCCAGTCGGTGGGCGACGCCGCCATCGTCATCAAGAACACGAAGGAGCCCCCGCTGAGCCTCACCATCCACCTGACGTCGCCCGTGGTGcgggaggagctggagaagcagctggcCGGAG AAACGCTCTCAGTCACCGACTCCCCGGACGTTCTGGACAGGCAGAAATGCCTTGCTGCCTTGGCGTCTCTGCGCCACGCCAAGTGGTTCCAG GCCAGGGCCAACGGGCTGAAGTCGTGCGTCATCGTGATCCGAGTGCTGCGGGACCTCTGCACCCGCGTCCCCACCTGGGCCCCGCTCCGAGGATGG cctctggagctgctgtgtgaGAAGTCCATCGGGACGGCGAACCGGCCCATGGGCGCGGGCGAGGCGCTGCGCCGGGTGCTGGAGTGCCTGGCCTCGGGCATCGTCATGCCAG ATGGTTCTGGTATTTATGACCCTTGTGAAAAAGAAGCCACTGATGCTATTGGGCATCTAGACAGACAACAAAGGGAAGATATCACACAGAGTGCTCAG cacgCGCTGCGGCTCGCCGCCTTCGGCCAGCTCCACAAGGTCCTGGGCATGGACCCCCTGCCCTCCAAAATGCCCAAGAAGCCAAAGAACGAGAACCCGGTCGATTATACTG TCCAGATCCCGCCCAGCACCACCTACGCCGTGACCCCCATGAAGAGGCCGATGGAGGAGGACGGGGAGGAGAAATCCCCCagcaagaagaagaagaagattCAGAAAAAAGGTATTGAGTTAACGAGAG aggagAAGCTGGAGCCGCCGCAGGCCATGAACGCCCTGATGAAGCTGAACCAGCTCAAGCCAGGGCTGCAGTACAAGCTGGTGTCCCAGACCGGCCCTGTGCACGCCCCCATCTTCACCATGTCCGTGGAGATCGACGGCAGCACCTTCGAGGCCTCAGGGCCCTCCAAGAAGACGGCGAAGCTGCACGTGGCCGTCAAG GTGTTGCAAGACATGGGGTTACCCACCGGAGTGGAAGGCAAAGACTCCGGGAAGGGCGATGAGTCGGCGGAGGAGACGGAGCAGAAACCGGTGGTCGTGGCTCCTCCGCCCGTCGTTGAAACGGTGTCGACGCCCACGGCGGCCTCGCCCACGGCAGATCAGACCCCCGAG AACGTGAAGCAGCAGGGACCAATCCTGACAAAGCACGGGAAGAACCCCGTGATGGAGCTGAACGAGAAGCGGCGCGGGCTGAAGTACGAGCTGATCTCGGAGACGGGCGGCAGCCACGACAAGCGCTTCGTCATGGAG gTGGAGGTGGACGGGCAGAAGTTCCAAGGCGCCGGCTCGAACAAGAAGGTGGCCAAGGCCTACGCGGCGCTGGCCGCGCTGGAGAAGCTGTTCCCGGATGCTCCCGTGGCCATCGAgcagaacaagaagaaaagagccCCCGTGCCAGCCAGGGGGGGCCCCAAATTCCCAGTCAAA CAGCACAACCCGGGGTTCGGCATGGGGGGCCCCATGCACAACGaggcccccccgccccccaacATGCGCGGCCGCGGCCGGGGCGGAAACATCCGGGGCCGCGGGAGAGGCCGGGGCGGCTTCGGCGGCAACCACGGCGGCTACATGAACACAG GGGCCGGGTACGGGAGCTACGGCTACGGAGGGAATTCCGCCACCGCCGGCTACA GCCAGTTCTACAGCAACGGTGGCCACTCCAACTCGGggggcggcggtggcggcggctCCTCGGGCTACGGCTCCTATTACCAGTCCGGCGACGGGTACACGGCGCCGGCGCCGCCCAAGCACGGCggcaagaagcagcagcacgGCGGGGGCCAGAAGGCCTCCTACGGCTCCGGGTACTCGGCCCACCAGGGCCAGCAGCCCTACGGGCAGGGCCAGTACGGCGGCTACGGCCCCGGGCAGGGCAAGCAGAAGGGCTACGGCCACGGCCAGGGCGGCGGCGGCTACTCCTACTCCAACTCCTACAACTCGCCCAGCGGCGGCTCTGACTACAACTATGAGAGCAAATACA gtTACAGCGGCAACAGCGGCCGCGGCGGCAACAACTACTCGGGCGGCGGCTCCTACAACTCGGGCTCCCACGGGGGCTACGGGGGCTCGGGGGGCGGGGGCTCCTCGTACCAAG GCGGATACTCCTCCCAGTCCAACTACAACTCCCCCGGCTCCCAGAACTACAGCGGCCCCCCCAGCTCCTACCAGGCGTCACAGGGCGGCTACGGCAGAAACGAGCACAGCATGAGTTACCAGTACAGATaa